The proteins below are encoded in one region of Candidatus Omnitrophota bacterium:
- a CDS encoding S41 family peptidase: MRKRVIIFAMAVAVVLISYTMGFSFGKDREDVYKELEIFSEGLAVIEEKYVEDKSAEDLIYGAMRGMLFSLDSYSQFLTPEDYKNLLIETEGKFGGLGIEITIRDGLLTIVSPIEDTPAWEAGVKPGDIIIKIEGELTKGITLNEAVKKLRGKPGTDVTITILREVTRKLEEVTITRGIIKIKDIKRAVILDDGIGYARISEFRETTAKDLGKALEKLQENNLKAFILDVRNNPGGLLTSAIDVSSRFLEDGKVVVSTKTRDQDESIYKSLPFQKKYLDIPIVVLINKGSASGSEIVAAALRENNRAILLGETTFGKGSVQTIIPLSDGSALRLTTSKYYTPDGISIHEKGVNPDIVVVPDESKENKEDVFKKLKEDDFDYKKDYQIVRAVDLLKGILVLKGSE; encoded by the coding sequence ATGAGAAAAAGAGTTATTATCTTTGCAATGGCTGTAGCAGTGGTATTGATTTCCTATACGATGGGGTTTTCTTTTGGAAAAGATAGAGAGGATGTTTATAAGGAGTTAGAGATATTCTCCGAAGGTTTAGCGGTTATTGAAGAAAAATATGTAGAAGATAAGTCAGCCGAGGATTTAATTTATGGGGCGATGCGTGGCATGCTTTTTTCCTTGGATTCCTATAGCCAATTTTTAACTCCTGAAGATTATAAAAATCTTCTTATTGAGACTGAAGGCAAATTCGGCGGGTTGGGGATTGAAATCACCATTCGTGATGGACTATTGACAATAGTTTCCCCGATTGAAGATACCCCGGCCTGGGAAGCAGGAGTTAAGCCTGGTGATATAATTATTAAAATAGAAGGTGAGTTAACTAAAGGAATTACTCTCAATGAAGCGGTTAAGAAGCTTCGTGGTAAACCCGGTACTGATGTTACTATAACAATTTTACGAGAAGTTACTAGAAAACTTGAAGAAGTTACGATTACTCGTGGCATTATTAAGATAAAAGATATTAAGCGAGCGGTAATTTTGGATGATGGTATTGGTTATGCCAGAATTTCTGAGTTTCGTGAGACTACAGCTAAAGATTTAGGAAAAGCTTTAGAAAAACTGCAAGAAAATAATCTGAAAGCCTTTATCCTTGATGTACGTAATAATCCTGGGGGGTTGTTGACTTCAGCGATCGATGTATCAAGTAGATTTCTTGAAGACGGCAAGGTGGTGGTTTCAACTAAAACTCGCGATCAAGACGAAAGTATTTACAAGTCTCTTCCTTTTCAGAAGAAATATTTAGATATTCCGATAGTGGTGTTGATTAACAAGGGAAGCGCTTCGGGAAGCGAAATTGTTGCTGCAGCCCTTAGGGAAAACAATCGAGCAATACTTCTTGGTGAAACTACCTTTGGTAAGGGTTCAGTCCAGACGATAATTCCTCTTTCTGATGGATCGGCTCTGAGGCTAACCACATCTAAATATTATACTCCTGATGGAATAAGTATTCATGAAAAGGGAGTCAATCCAGACATCGTGGTAGTCCCTGATGAGAGTAAAGAAAACAAGGAAGATGTTTTTAAGAAGCTCAAAGAAGATGACTTTGATTATAAGAAAGATTATCAGATAGTAAGAGCAGTTGATTTGCTTAAAGGCATTTTAGTTTTGAAAGGCAGTGAATAA
- the gatA gene encoding Asp-tRNA(Asn)/Glu-tRNA(Gln) amidotransferase subunit GatA — MEDLSKLIASEIAQRAKKKDKFLNSFVEIYDKPVAGSGSSQLAGMSIAIKDNICIQDKIITCASKILSSHRAVYDATVIEKLKNAGLSIVGTTNLDEFAFGSSTENSCYGPTRNPWDTQRVPGGSSGGSCAAVAARLVPFALGSDTGGSIRQPASFCGVIGFKPTYGRVSRYGLIAFGSSLDQIGPITTNFSDCAQLLNIICGHDRKDSTSAKLDFCDFSEGLKGGIKAIKVGLPKEYFGKGLNQEVKAAIDDVISNFKKQGVIFKEISLPHTDYAVATYYIISSSEASSNLQRFDGIRYGLRKQSKSLIDLYLKTREAGFGPEAKRRILLGTHSLSSGYYDAYYLKALKVRRLIKDDFDKVFSEVDAILTPTSPTTAFKLGERASDPLSMYLSDIYTIPANLAGIPAVSFPCGFDKKDLPIGAQLVGKAFDEVTLLKLGSAFESLTDFHKKIPVC; from the coding sequence TGGAAGATTTAAGTAAACTTATTGCTTCTGAAATTGCTCAAAGAGCCAAGAAGAAGGATAAGTTTCTAAATAGTTTTGTTGAGATTTATGATAAGCCTGTAGCCGGAAGCGGAAGTTCGCAATTGGCCGGAATGTCGATTGCGATTAAAGATAATATTTGTATTCAGGATAAGATAATTACTTGCGCTTCGAAGATTTTATCTTCACATCGGGCTGTCTATGATGCAACCGTGATTGAAAAGCTTAAAAACGCAGGCTTATCCATCGTCGGTACAACCAATCTTGATGAGTTTGCTTTTGGTTCGTCTACTGAAAATTCCTGCTATGGCCCAACTAGAAATCCTTGGGACACTCAAAGAGTTCCTGGCGGTTCTAGCGGCGGATCCTGCGCAGCAGTAGCTGCAAGGTTAGTCCCTTTTGCATTAGGTTCTGATACCGGGGGTTCAATCAGGCAACCGGCATCGTTTTGCGGAGTTATTGGTTTTAAGCCGACTTATGGGAGAGTTTCCCGCTATGGGTTAATTGCTTTTGGTTCAAGCCTTGATCAAATCGGTCCGATAACCACTAACTTTTCAGATTGTGCCCAGCTGCTTAATATAATTTGCGGTCATGACCGGAAAGATTCTACCTCAGCAAAATTAGATTTTTGTGATTTTAGCGAAGGCCTTAAAGGTGGAATTAAAGCAATAAAGGTTGGTTTACCAAAAGAATACTTTGGCAAAGGTTTAAACCAAGAAGTAAAAGCAGCGATTGATGATGTAATTTCTAACTTCAAGAAGCAAGGTGTTATTTTTAAGGAAATTAGTCTTCCTCATACTGATTATGCAGTCGCAACTTACTATATTATTTCTTCTTCTGAAGCGAGCTCTAATCTGCAGCGGTTTGACGGCATAAGATATGGCTTACGCAAGCAGTCTAAGAGCCTAATTGATCTTTATTTGAAAACCAGAGAGGCTGGGTTTGGGCCTGAGGCAAAAAGAAGAATACTTTTAGGAACCCATAGTCTTTCTAGCGGATATTATGATGCTTACTATCTGAAAGCCTTGAAGGTGAGAAGATTGATTAAGGATGATTTTGATAAGGTTTTTTCCGAGGTCGATGCTATTTTGACTCCGACTTCTCCGACTACCGCCTTTAAACTTGGCGAAAGAGCAAGTGATCCTTTGAGTATGTATTTATCTGACATATACACTATACCAGCGAACCTTGCTGGCATACCTGCGGTATCTTTTCCTTGTGGCTTTGATAAAAAAGATTTACCGATCGGAGCTCAGCTGGTTGGCAAGGCTTTTGATGAGGTAACTTTACTTAAACTCGGTTCTGCTTTTGAGAGTTTAACCGATTTTCATAAAAAGATTCCGGTTTGCTAA
- the gatB gene encoding Asp-tRNA(Asn)/Glu-tRNA(Gln) amidotransferase subunit GatB gives MGDLETVIGLEVHTQLKTESKIFCSCSTNFESPANSNICPVCCGYPGVLPVFNQKALELAVRVCCALDCKVNSSIYFERKNYFYPDLPKDYQISQYKMPLGEAGSLELISGRKIRVNRVHLEEDAGKLIHKQDHSLVDFNRTGTPLLEIVSEPDISGPDEAFEYLSHLKLMLQYIGVSDCDMEKGSLRCDANISLRKKGDKKLGVKVELKNMNSFKGVKAGLEYEVKRQAAALVKGEKVIQETRLWDELKLKTIVMRSKEQAHDYRYFPEPDLLDFSVAKDLIKNQQLALGELPLAKRKRFLKDYSLEEKEVDIIINQAKLADLFEDTVKIYPESREVFNWLLGPFLEQVNSLKDGFNEVLISAANFAKIIRYFSEGKMNNLAAKKALSLSIATDRDVDEIINSEQLVQVSDSAELDKYIEETVVENQKVVDEYLAGKQQAIQFLVGQVMKKTKGKANPKVAREMLERRLSR, from the coding sequence ATGGGTGATTTAGAAACAGTAATTGGCTTAGAAGTTCATACCCAGCTTAAAACAGAGTCAAAGATTTTTTGTAGCTGTTCTACTAATTTTGAAAGTCCGGCTAATAGTAATATTTGCCCGGTTTGTTGCGGTTATCCAGGAGTGCTTCCGGTATTTAACCAGAAGGCCTTAGAGTTGGCAGTAAGGGTATGCTGTGCCTTAGATTGTAAGGTTAACTCAAGTATATACTTTGAGCGCAAGAATTATTTTTATCCTGATTTGCCGAAAGACTATCAAATTTCTCAGTATAAGATGCCACTTGGTGAGGCGGGTTCTTTGGAATTAATTTCGGGTAGAAAAATAAGAGTTAACCGAGTGCATCTTGAAGAGGATGCAGGGAAGCTGATTCATAAGCAAGATCACTCTTTGGTGGATTTCAATCGTACTGGAACACCTTTGTTAGAGATAGTTTCTGAGCCGGACATCAGTGGCCCAGATGAGGCTTTTGAATACCTGAGCCATTTAAAGCTAATGCTTCAGTATATCGGCGTTTCTGACTGTGATATGGAAAAAGGGTCTTTGCGCTGTGATGCTAATATTTCACTTAGAAAGAAAGGCGATAAAAAATTAGGGGTAAAAGTTGAGCTTAAGAATATGAATAGTTTTAAGGGGGTTAAGGCGGGCCTAGAATATGAAGTTAAGCGGCAGGCAGCGGCCTTGGTTAAGGGAGAGAAGGTGATTCAGGAAACTAGGCTTTGGGATGAATTAAAGTTGAAAACTATAGTTATGCGCAGCAAAGAGCAAGCTCACGACTATCGTTATTTTCCCGAACCAGACTTGCTAGATTTTTCGGTAGCTAAAGACCTAATTAAAAATCAGCAGTTAGCTTTGGGGGAGTTACCTTTAGCTAAGCGAAAAAGATTCTTAAAAGATTATTCTTTAGAAGAGAAAGAAGTTGATATAATAATTAATCAAGCTAAGCTTGCTGATCTTTTTGAGGACACCGTGAAGATATACCCTGAGAGCCGGGAGGTTTTTAATTGGCTGCTTGGCCCGTTTCTAGAGCAGGTGAATAGTTTAAAGGACGGTTTTAATGAAGTTTTGATATCGGCAGCTAATTTTGCTAAAATTATAAGATACTTTTCAGAGGGCAAGATGAATAACTTAGCTGCTAAAAAAGCACTTTCTTTGAGCATTGCCACTGACAGGGATGTTGATGAAATTATAAATAGTGAGCAGCTGGTTCAGGTTTCTGATAGTGCTGAGCTAGATAAGTATATCGAAGAGACTGTTGTTGAAAACCAAAAAGTTGTCGATGAGTATTTAGCCGGCAAACAGCAGGCAATACAGTTTTTAGTCGGGCAGGTTATGAAAAAAACTAAAGGTAAGGCTAATCCTAAAGTAGCCCGGGAAATGTTAGAAAGGAGGTTATCTAGATGA